A window of Ammospiza nelsoni isolate bAmmNel1 chromosome 19, bAmmNel1.pri, whole genome shotgun sequence contains these coding sequences:
- the LOC132081743 gene encoding collagen alpha-1(I) chain-like encodes MERGRGAGHRLPPPLMGSGSVLTPEGTVPSRRARPGAVPPGTAPCSPARLGAGPGSPRDRPRLPRGKPVGTVAGQREVEHPVGAHGTARPPGRVAGGRREVTGRTAGPRWRRGTGGRDRNAGPSTRAGLMSPCLTPSTEPRGWVHGPVPRLHSRLGEAFPARDAALPGDPGAAAADAPREWERSAAGPVRAPGWASGAERRRRAEKERGRRGLLQCCNAAPRRARRPGRAPPPVTAAMRMEAPPGLGRTGPAIPRLLGPRPAPGAPGCRSAPLPRPRFVFLPPLPGPRDVSSRGGTQPACVPGIALCLGARRDPHPECRRTPPAATLGAPPAPRLLSASPLDAGSCEAPGAAPAGADPWSLPGSVPASPGRFSFLPAYPPGPQGLCVSISPPCPRCPLCTVQQQTALRGPGRGGGPTSAPLPRQTPGTAAPRPLVGAPPRTERLPGRFPAKPPLIAAPPVAEPLAGRGPSTPTQDPRPVGNPRSQRAVLSPRLAAGAHGHGGLLVPAPESPPALRPDLPALGTWHQRPFPATGTAGGEGGGTGQRQQERKRSSI; translated from the exons ATGGAGCGGGGACGCGGGGCTGGTCACCGCCTTCCGCCCCCCCTCATGGGCAGCGGCAGTGTCCTGACACCCGAGGGGACGGTCCCATCGCGGAGGGCCCGTCCTGGGGCCGTGCCACCCGGCACGGcgccctgcagccctgcccggcTCGGGGCCGGTCCCGGCTCCCCGCGGGACCGGCCCAGGCTCCCTCGCGGGAAACCCGTGGGGACAGTGGCTGGCCAACGCGAGGTCGAGCATCCCGTCGGGGCTCACGGCACGGCCAGACCACCGGGGAGGGTGGCAGGGGGACGGAGGGAGGTGACGGGACGAACCGCGGGACCGCGCTGGCGGCGCGGGACGGGCGGGCGGGACAGGAATGCCGGTCCCTCCACCCGCGCGGGGCTGATGAGCCCCTGCTTGACACCAAGCACGGAACCCCGCGGGTGGGTGCACGGCCCTGTCCCACGGCTGCACTCCCGGCTCGGGGAGGCATTCCCGGCTCGGGATGCGGCACTACCGGGGGACCCCGGCGCGGCGGCCGCGGATGCCCCGCGCGAGTGggagcggagcgcggcggggccggtgcGTGCCCCGGGCTGGGCCTCCGGAGCCGAGCGGCGGCGGAGGGCGGAGAAGGAGCGGGGAAGGAGggggctcctgcagtgctgcaatGCAGCGCCGCGCCGAgcccgccggcccggccgcgctccgCCGCCCGTCACTGCGGCAATGCGGATGGAAGCCCCGCCCGGGCTGGGCCGAACCGGTCCGGCCATCCCCCGCCTGCTCGGGCCGCGCCCTGCCCCAGGCGCGCCGGGCTGCCGCTCTGCCCCGCTTCCTCGGCCCCGTTTCGTTTTCCTCCCGCCCCTGCCGGGACCGCGGGACGTTTCCTCCCGCGGCGGGACGCAGCCGGCTTGTGTCCCCGGCATCGCCCTGTGTCTGGGGGCTCGCAGGGACCCTCATCCTGAATGCCGGCGGACGCCCCCAGCAGCCACCCTGGGAGCCCCTCCAGCACCCCGGCTTCTCTCTGCGTCTCCCCTCGACGCCGGCAGTTGCGAAGCCCCCGGTGCTGCACCCGCCGGGGCGGATCCCTGGTCCCTGCCCGGCTCCGTTCCAGCCTCTCCCGGGAGATTCTCGTTCCTCCCTGCCTATCCTCCGGGCCCCCAGGGTCTCTGTGTCTCCAtctctcctccctgtccccgctgtcccctgtGCACGGTCCAGCAGCAAACAGCGCTGCGGGGCCCCGGGCGGGGTGGGGGTCCCACCTCGGCTCCTCTTCCCCGTCAGACACCCGGAACTGCAGCACCGCGGCCGCTCGTGGGAGCCCCG ccccgcacCGAGCGGCTGCCGGGCCGGTTCCCTGCAAAGCCCCCGCTCATCGCAGCCCCTCCTGTGGCCGAGCCCCTCGCGGGACGCGGTCCCAGCACCCCCACGCAGGATCCCCGCCCCGTGGGGAACCCCAGGTCTCAgcgggctgtgctgagcccccGGCTGGCCGCTGGAGCCCACGGGCACGGGGGGCTGCTGGTCCCGGCCCCTGAGAGCCCCCCAGCTCTGCGTCCTGATCTCCCTGCGCTTGGGACGTGGCACCAGCGGCCGTTCCCAGCCACGGGGACCGCGGGTGGCGAGGGGGGAGGCACGgggcaaaggcagcaggaaagaaAGCGGAGTTCAATTTGA
- the LOC132081744 gene encoding collagen alpha-1(I) chain-like, with protein sequence MRRSANRAARGCRYPRPSPSPALSRLRPRPFRPPSPARAQPRDSAFNKTTARGGQRPRAPPAPAGTPAGTERERPGPTGAPRFHGNAPVPREHPGPTGTPRSHGNAPLPREHPGPTGTPRSHGNAPVPREHPGPTGTPRFHGNTPIPREHPGPTGTPRFHGNAPTPREHPEPTGTPRFHGNAPTPREHPDPREHPGPTGHSRRDPPTVRPPPARCRWRLAAPSRAGTPHPPSRHGSPVDTDGTWEPTALPKCRGTTARLSPQRGARRKPSVPAPLAAEHPEGPRAKTAGGTGRSRCSAERDRAWEGGNEPRRCTGCDDPDLRHRNRGLCGRGRPEDNAGRSIHRRQRRGRGSAPAGATRDAPPRRQSALGVPPPRHPRKAPAGRELRQRGRQPRTHACPLSPRGQAAGSRRRDGRGAATRCGDTGSSFRCGFAAEPMRGQVVAARKTGRRESGFGAGAAPACRAAGDARPPFRRPPGLGVAAASAGTGRGLRARARRCGPGALGRAAPVPQRAAGEAAHRAPRALLRSRRPAEPPAVPRAACPGLPGGGRRLRRFLAVPPTMAGFSGLRRAAIFCSCFSSRAQPGGGTGRRRSPGDPRPAALRRDGRPEAGRAGPGVAGLRRRARRDNPTLSPPFCYRAGVFPKQTQSGSLGNGPPLCRGGRPPPPVSPFRPTPAAPHLAAGPVPGRAAIAGTFPPGSPRCPKRPRHRGSRLPESMPDPVTRGWH encoded by the exons ATGAGACGAAGTGCGAATCGAGCCGCCCGGGGCTGCCGCTACCCCCGTCCTTCACCCAGTCCAGCTCTGTCCCGGCTCCGTCCCCGCCCGTTCCGACCGCCGTCGCCCGCTCGCGCGCAGCCCCGCGACTCCGCTTTTAACAAAA CAACGGCTCGGGGGGGGCagcggccccgcgccccccccgccccggccgggACCCCCGCGGGCACCGAGCGGGAACGCCCCGGTCCCACGGGAGCACCCCGGTTCCACGGGAACGCCCCGGTCCCACGGGAGCACCCCGGTCCCACGGGAACGCCCCGGTCCCACGGGAACGCCCCGCTCCCACGGGAGCACCCCGGTCCCACGGGAACGCCCCGGTCCCACGGGAACGCCCCGGTCCCACGGGAGCACCCCGGTCCCACGGGAACGCCCCGGTTCCACGGGAACACCCCGATCCCACGGGAACACCCCGGTCCCACGGGAACACCCCGGTTCCACGGGAACGCTCCGACCCCACGGGAACACCCCGAACCCACGGGAACACCCCGGTTCCACGGGAATGCCCCGACCCCACGGGAACACCCCGACCCCAGGGAACACCCCGGTCCCACGGGACACTCCCGGCGGGACCCCCCGACCGTGAGACCCCCACCCGCCCGGTGCCGCTGGCGCCTCGCCGCCCCTTCCCGAGCCGGGACTCCCCACCCGCCATCTCGCCACGGCTCTCCCGTGGACACCGACGGCACTTGGGAGCCCACGGCGCTCCCGAAGTGCCGCGGGACCACCGCTCGTCTGTCTCCGCAACGCGGGGCACGGAGGAAGCCGTCCGTGCCTGCCCCACTGGCGGCAGAGCACCCGGAGGGACCGCGGGCAAAGACAGCCGGCGGGACGGGGCGGTCCCGTTGCTCCGCGGAGCGGGACCGTGCGTGGGAAGGGGGGAACGAGCCCCGGCGATGCACGGGCTGTGATGACCCCGATCTGAGGCACAGAAATCGGGGACTTTGCGGACGAGGGCGGCCGGAGGACAACGCTGGGCGAAGCATTCACAGAAGGCAGCGGCGCGGACGCGGTTCCGCGCCCGCGGGCGCCACCCGTGATGCGCCCCCACGGCGGCAAAGCGCCCTCGGTGTTCCCCCGCCACG ACACCCGCGAAAAGCTCCGGCGGGGAGGGAACTCCGGCAGCGCGGGCGACAGCCGCGCACCCACGCGTGTCCGCTCTCGCCCCGCGGGCAGGCTGCGGGGAGCCGCCGCCGTGacgggcggggggcggcgacACGGTGCGGCGACACCGGCTCGAGTTTTCGTTGCGGCTTCGCCGCGGAGCCGATGCGTGGCCAAGTCGTGGCCGCACG CAAAACCGGGCGCCGCGAGAGCGGCTTCGGGGCTGGTGCCGCTCCGGCGTGTCGGGCTGCGGGCGATGCCCGGCCGCCCTTCCGCCGCCCCCCGGGGCTCGGAGTCGCCGCCGCTTCGGCGGGCACcgggcgggggctgcgggcacGTGCACGGCGGTGCGGGCCGGGCGCGCTCGGGCGGGCTGCCCCGGTGCCCCAGCGCGCCGCAGGTGAGGCCGCACACCGGGCACCGCGGGCTCtgctccgctcccgccgccctGCGGAACCCCCGGCCGTGCCCCGCGCCGcctgcccggggctccccgGGGGGGGGCGACGGCTGCGCCGCTTCCTCGCCGTCCCCCCCACCATGGCAGGATTCAGCGGGCTCCGCCGAGCAGCcattttctgcagctgcttctccagcagagctcagccgGGCGGCGGCACCGGGCGGCGACGCAGCCCCGGGGACCCCCGCCCCGCTGCCCTCCGCCGGGACGGGCGCCCCGaggccgggcgggcggggccgggggtggCCGGGCTCCGCCGCAGGGCTCGCCGTGACAATCCCACCCTTTCCCCGCCATTTTGTTACCGTGCTGGCGTTTTCCCAAAGCAGACACAGAGCGGGAGCCTTGGGAACGGGCCCCCGTTGTGCCGGGGCGGACGCCCCCCGCCACCCGTGTCCCCGTTCCGTCCCACCCCCGCCGCGCCGCACCTGGCAGCGGGGCCGGTCCCGGGACGCGCGGCCATCGCCGGCACCTTCCCACCGGGATCGCCCCGCTGCCCTAAGCGCCCGCGGCACCGAGGGTCGCGACTGCCCGAGTCCATGCCGGACCCTGTCACACGGGGCTGGCACTGA